In Cryptomeria japonica chromosome 10, Sugi_1.0, whole genome shotgun sequence, a genomic segment contains:
- the LOC131859528 gene encoding UDP-glycosyltransferase 91D2-like: MDRFSVSVEESWATACSTCLELEEKFVDYFQRSTGRFMFPVGILMHSLPPRPAGEPCLAWLDKQPAQSVVFASFGSECVLTAQQLDALLLGLEESKIPFLCVLLGPAAAELQQGFKDRTHGRGLVVTEWVPQLHILNHPSTGAFLSHCGWNSVTEGLRFGVPFVALPIQYDQGFNARLIVEELKMGVEVRRNEEDGCFTKEDIARAVQAVMVDEECSRIKSNVEEISRVLTHNDCQVYRTNIHNFVSALKEKASSKQTV; this comes from the coding sequence ATGGATCGCTTTTCCGTCTCTGTGGAGGAAAGCTGGGCAACGGCTTGCAGTACTTGCCTAGAATTGGAAGAAAAATTTGTGGACTATTTTCAAAGAAGCACCGGGCGATTCATGTTTCCAGTGGGGATTTTGATGCACAGCTTACCGCCGCGGCCTGCAGGAGAGCCTTGCTTGGCCTGGCTGGACAAGCAGCCTGCTCAATCTGTGGTGTTTGCGTCATTTGGCAGTGAATGCGTTCTCACTGCCCAACAGCTCGATGCTCTGCTTTTGGGCTTGGAAGAAAGCAAAATCCCATTTCTCTGTGTTCTTCTTGGCCCCGCGGCGGCTGAGTTGCAGCAAGGCTTTAAGGATCGCACCCATGGCAGAGGACTTGTGGTTACAGAGTGGGTGCCTCAATTGCATATCTTGAACCATCCTTCAACTGGAGCTTTTCTTTCACATTGTGGGTGGAATTCTGTGACAGAAGGCCTGAGGTTTGGAGTGCCTTTTGTTGCTCTTCCAATCCAGTACGATCAGGGCTTCAATGCTAGGCTAATTGTTGAGGAATTGAAGATGGGTGTGGAGGTGAGAAGAAATGAGGAGGATGGTTGTTTCACTAAGGAGGACATTGCTAGAGCTGTCCAAGCTGTGATGGTGGATGAAGAATGCAGTAGGATCAAATCCAATGTTGAGGAAATCAGTAGGGTGCTAACCCATAATGATTGCCAAGTCTATCGAACAAACATCCACAACTTTGTCTCTGCACTCAAGGAGAAAGCCTCCAGCAAACAAACTGTTTAA
- the LOC131057702 gene encoding putative UDP-rhamnose:rhamnosyltransferase 1, whose protein sequence is MADHHKLHVVMFPWLAHGHITPFLELAKRLLSYGFRISFVSTPLNIARIKQQILQSEPTPGIEMVELPMPSVDGLPIGIESTTGLFEIGRTDLIPLLFQALDLCEHPFGALLKLLSPDFVIHDVTLCWIPRVAAKLGIPTINFMSFNAATMSFMIG, encoded by the coding sequence ATGGCGGATCATCACAAGCTTCATGTGGTGATGTTCCCTTGGCTTGCACACGGCCATATAACACCCTTTCTAGAGCTGGCCAAGAGGCTCCTCAGTTATGGCTTCAGAATTTCCTTTGTCTCCACTCCGCTTAACATTGCACGGATCAAACAGCAGATATTGCAATCAGAGCCAACGCCTGGAATTGAGATGGTGGAGCTCCCCATGCCATCTGTGGACGGCCTGCCCATCGGCATTGAATCCACGACAGGTTTATTCGAAATAGGAAGAACAGACTTAATACCGCTGCTCTTTCAAGCCCTAGATCTTTGCGAACATCCCTTCGGAGCGCTGCTGAAACTGCTTTCCCCAGATTTTGTCATACATGATGTGACGCTGTGCTGGATTCCTAGGGTTGCCGCCAAGCTGGGTATTCCAACGATAAATTTCATGAGTTTTAACGCGGCGACCATGAGTTTCATGATAGGTTAG